The genomic region AACCCATTATTTTGTACCTTGTAAAGAGAGGTGTATCCTACATATATAGTACCTTGACTATCTACCTTTAATGGGGTGATCCAATTTCCACTTTCTCCATTAGGGCGATTTATAGAATTAAGAATTGAGTTCCCACCATTATTTGTAAAATAAAGTCCACCACCATTTTGAGTAAACCCATATCGTATATTGGAATTTAATGGATCAATACCACCATCCATTCCATCAGCTCCATAGAAGTTTTTCCATTGATTACCGCTTCTTGCTTGTCCACCATTATCTTGTAAACCACCTATCACTTGTGCACTCGATTGTGTGCTAACAGCAATTCTATAAAATTGTCCTATTTGAGCTCCTGCAGTAAGATCAGTGAAAGATCCACCGTCATTATTACTTCTATAAATACCACCATCAGACATGACAAATAGTTCAGTACCAAATTGTCTGATTTGATGAATGTCTGCATGGGTATAAGTACTGCCAGTAGGGTTACTCCATGAGTTAATTTTTGTAAAAGAGCTACCACCACTGAAGGATTTCCATATATTTAAACAACCGGTGTAAACAATTTCTGCATTAGTAGTAGATACTTCTAAAGCAAGATCATAGTTTCCTTGCCCGCTTTCTAGAATGTCTGTCCCATTATCTCGACGTGTAAAAGTTAATCCACTATTAGTAGATCGATATAGACCTAACAAGTTAGCATTGCCATCAATAATTAATAAATAAACATAATTAGGATTTGCGGGAGATACACCTATAACACTTCTTCTCATACCACTAGGCAAACCTGTAGAAGGTTGTGTGAATGAAATTCCATTATCAGTTGATATAAAAAAAGAATTGTTTGTACTAAGATATATAGTATCTGGTGATCCAGGTTTTAATTTAATGTCTTTTACATTTGCAGGAAAAGTTCTTGAAAAACTCACACCACCATCAACAGATCTATAGAAACCAAAATTTGATGACACAAATATTTTGTTACTATCTCTAGGGTCTAAGTATACCTCACTTATATTTGCAGTTGCCCCTATAAAAGTAAGTCCTGTACTATTCCATGTAAGTCCTCCATCAATGGACTTCATTAATCCTATACTACTTGAGTCTCTAGCATCATCATCACCTGTACCTATATATATAACGTTAGAATTTGTTGGGTCTACTGCTATAGCACTTACTCCTATTTGAGATAAAAAATCTGAAATAGGTGTCCATGTGACTCCAGCATCGGTAGATTTCCATATTCCTCCACTTGGTGAGCCTAGGTAATAAATATTAGGGTTATTAGGGTCTATCGTCATTGTGTTTGCTCTACCAGTTCCTGTAGACCATGATCCAGTCCCTTGTATTGAAAAAGGACCTATTGCACTCCAGTTAGAGTTGTCCGAAAGGCCACTTTTTCTAAAATATCTGTTATTTACTATAGATTGTAGTTCTTGCGCTCCCTGTATAGTACCATCTTCCTTAACATAAGCCTTGGCAGCGTCCACCCATCGCATGAATGGTTTGTAACCACTTCCTTTAGCATCTTTATCATGCGTTTCCCAATAAGCCTCACCTGCATCTTTGATGTCTTGGTAAGTAATTTCATTTTCAGATTTCTGCTCTCTTAATTGCTGCATCCATGGATTGTCTAGGCCAGGTTGTGCTTGAGTTAATGCAAATCCTAAGAGGATTAGTAATGGTAAAAACTTCATAAAATGGTTTTAATGGTGCCGCAATATAATGGACAGAGTTCACGATTCAATAACATCTTGTTAATTATGTCTTAATTTCATAAATAACTGACAAAAAATCATCGACTAATAGTGCAAAATAATTTCTAGTACTGATTTTTATACCAACATTGCTCACTAACTCTTATAATGAGTTCTGGTTTAAAACTCTTCATTGTTTAATAATTCTTTCTTGTAATTAATATCCCATTGTTTTTTAAGCTCTGTAAGTGAAGCTACATTTTCATTAGGTACAGTAATAGAAAGAACATAATGTGCAATCTTATAAACTCCATCTTCTTTTTTTAGAATTCCGCTACCGCGACATATTCCCATTTGAGTATCTAGCAATTCATCAAAATAAACGACACCATTGTGTTGATAAATATGACGTTTTAGTGACGTGAAAGACCAGGCTTTACCGTTGTCAAAGTAAGGCTTTGAAAAAGCTTTAAATTCTTGTAGCTGCCAGTTTTCAGTTGCATCAGTGCCTATAAAAACGGCATCATTAGTCATTAAGTTAAAGTAGTCATTATAATTAGCGGTAGCTGCTGCTAGATGCCAATCATCTATTTTTTTATTTAATAAATCTGTCGTTCTAATTTTTTGCGAGCCACATGAAGCTAGTAGAATTGTGGTAAAGAGGAGTAAAGTGTTTTTCATAGATGTTAAAGATAAAACAGAAAACTTAATGCTTTTTCTATAAAATCTGGACATTTGGTGGTTGCGTATAGTGTTCATAAATTCGAGTCATGGAAAAACATAGATGTGGCTGGTGTTTAAGTGATGATTTATATATCGCTTATCACGATCAAGAATGGGGAAAACCAGTTTATGATGATCAAACTCTTTTTGAGTTTCTTATTCTCGAGACGATGCAGGCTGGACTGAGTTGGATTACCATCTTAAAAAAACGAGCCAATTACTATGACGCATTAGATCAATTTGACGTTCAAAAAATCGCAAATTACACACAAGATAAGCAGGATGAATTATTAAATAATGCTGGAATCATACGTAACAAGCTCAAAATTAAGTCCATAATTACAAACGCTCAACTTTTCATAGACATTCAAAAAGAATATGGTAGCTTTTCTCAATACATATGGAACTATGTAGATGGTAAGCCTATAAAAAATGAAGTGTTAGATTATAAGAATGCGCCAGCAAACACGGCGCTTTCTGATCAAATCTCTAAAGATTTAAAAAAGAGAGGTTTTAAATTTGTAGGATCTACATTAGTCTACGCTTTTATGCAAGCTACTGGAATGGTAAATGATCACGAGATAAATTGTTATCGATATGATGAGGTATAAAATTATATTGCTTTTGGTATTCGCTTTCGCGAAAGCGGATAACATCATAGCTCAGCATGACAATAATACAAAGATAGAGCAAGAAGAGCGTATAGATATTGCATATTTTCCTATCCAAGCTAGAGACATGGTTTTTACATTGAGTAAAGCCAGAAAGAAAATTAAATACTATAAAGAAACAGATGGTTCTTTGATTACTTATGAGGCAAAGTTTAAATTAAATGGTTATAAATATAGCATCGAGTGTGATCAAAAAGGTATCTTGATAGACATAGAGGTACTTATTAAAAAAAAGGAAATAGCTTCCAGTGTTTTAAATATCATCACTAATAATCTTAAAGAAATTTCTAATCGATTTAAGGTTGAAAAAATTCAAAAACAGTTTGTGATTAATCACCAAGACAGTTTGAGTATTTCTAATCGTCTAGAAAGTAATGATTTTGATAATTATGAAATGATTGTTGCTTTTAAAAAAGATAATAAGATTTACCGTAAAGAAATGCTTTTCAGTAAAGAAGGAGAATTGTTAAAGCAACGTTCTGTTAAAAAGCTAAAATATGATTTCATACTATTTTAGAGTTTTTACCTTTCTATTCTTGCCGGTTATTTCGACCGCTCAAATTGTAGATTCTTTTATCGTACAGCCATCTATAAACGTGCGCTGGGATAATAATAGTAGGTGGAGATTTAATAGTGCTATAGAACATCGCAATATTATAAATAATGGATGGAACGCTTTGCATATTCAAGCAGTACAGTTTGCTAGTTATGAAATAGGTTTTTATTCACAGATAGGTGTAGGGATAATGTATCGTGAGATATTTGATGATCAACGACCGGAAGAAATCAGGTTTACAGAACAATATGTATACGCACGTAAGTTTAATAGTTTAAGAATAGCGCACCGATTTAGGTGGGATCAACGCATAAGAGGAGAAGCCTTGAAACATAGATGGCGCTATCGACTATCGAGCTCTGTACCGCTTAGCGGTGGAAATTTAGATATATCTGAGTATTATATCACATCTAGCATAGAGGCAGTTTTTATTGCTCAAGCAAATGAGAAACCAGGATATGATCAACGAGTAGCTATAGGTATAGGTAGAGCATTGAGTAATAATATCAAACTACAAATGGTAACTGAGTATCGCTGGGAAGACTATACACAAGATATAAATCGCTCTTTATTTATTAATTTGGGAGTATTTTATTCTTTATAAATAACTTAAAAACACCTCTCGATCTATCTCTATAGCTCCTAAACTGTGTAAATGATCATTATATAGTTGTGCATCTATGAAGTGATAACCTTTAGATTTAAGAGTGTTAACTAGATGTAGTAGGGCTATTTTACTAGCATCTGTTGCCAGAGTAAACATAGATTCTCCACAAAAAATTTTTTTTTCAGATAAATCAATTCCATATAAGCCACCTACTAACTTATCGTTTTTGAAGACCTCTATGCTTTTTGCGTGGCCTAATTCATGTAATCTCGTGTATGAACTTATAAAGTCATCATTAATCCAGGTACCATCCTCATCACGACGTTTTACTAAGGCACAATGATGCATCACATCTTTAAAGCACGTATTTTCTTTAATAAGATAACCCTTGTTGCGTTGACTTTGTTTTAGAGACTTAGAAATTCTCATAGGTTGATCGCTAGATAGATCAAATACCATTCTGGGATCTGGGCTCCACCAGCATATAGGGTCACCTTCACTGTACCAAGGGAAAATACCTGATTGATAGGCTAGTAAAAGTCTTTCTACACTTAAATCACCACCTATAGCAAGTAAACCATGGTCTGGAGCACTGCTAGGATGTGGGAAAACAAGATTGTGATCTAGAATTTGCACGATTTTAGGCGATTAAGTTTGCAATTTGAGATAAAAATGTTAATCTTTGAGAAGCCTTCTTATCTAATTTATTTCATCATTGCTTTTTTTGAGTTTGTTTGAAGGCTAACCTATTAAGAAAGAAAATCCCAACTGTAGTGGTTGGGATTTTTTATTTTATAAAATTCGTTCAAAACATACACTATTCAATACATTTCTATAAGGTTCATAATTATCAATGATTTGATAACCGCTATTTTTATAGAGAGCAATAGCTGCTAGCTGTCGTGTACCAGTTTCTAATATGCATCTATTATAAGACAATTCTTTGGCCCATTGTTCTAATTCTTTTAAAATATATGTTGCAACACCTTTGTTGCGATAAGCAGCAACAGTGTACATTCTTTTAATTTCCATAGACTGATGATCATATTCTTTTATAGATCCACAGCCTGCCAGAATAGAATCTTTATAACAGAGTACCACATGTTTAATAAGGTTTAATTTATTAAACTGGTCATAGAATTCATGTTCATTACCATCAGTAACAGCAAGATATGCGTCTAGTTCTTTAACTAGTTTTTTAAAATCTGTATTATGAGTATCAGTCCTTACTAATCTCATACATTAATTTTTAAAAAGGTAAGTCGTCGTGATCTTCATCTTTAGAATTTGAGATAGGATCAAATTCATCAAACGGTGGTATCTCTTGTGGTGGTGCCGCTGGAGTAGCTCCGACACGTTCTATTCTCCATCCTACGATAGAATTAAAATATTTAATCTCTCCTTGAGGACTTTGCCATTCACGACCTCTCAAGTTAATACCTACTTTTACTGGTTCACCTACTTGAAAACTGTCCAGCAAACTTGTTTTATCTTGAACAAATTCCAGCATTAAGTGCTGTGGATATTGTTCTTCAGTAGTGATAACTAGTTCACGTTTTTGAAATCCGCTAGCACCAAAAGATTTGGTTTCTCCTATTACTTTGATTTTTCCTTGTACTTCCATGTTATAATAATATAATTTTCCATGCGTCTATGATGTTGCCTTGTAAGATCAACTCTTGTGCGCGTTTATGTTTTTCTTTAATATCTAAAATTGATAGTTTTTCCGCTTTCGCGAAAGCGATAACAGATTCTCTATCTGGTATAGCTTCAATATTCCCTAGTTTTCCTAAATCATTACCTGTAAGAATGGTGCTGTTTCTTGCATGATCAGGTAGTGCATCAACACCTACACCTAGTGTAGCTAATGGTTTAGGTACTTCAAACATGGCGTCTTTTGAACGGCAATACCAGTTGCCACCCATACGGGCAACAGTGTCGATTTTAATCTGGTCTATCTTACCATCCTCATCTAGGATCTCATCATTAACGTGAACCATAACTACCTCACATATAATCAAATTACCAGCGCCACCTTCCTGTCCTAATTCTACAATTTCTTTTACTTTACATTCAAATTGTACAGGACTTTCTGCTACTCGAGGTGGTGCAATGATATCTGATGCTACTGCTGTTAATCCAGACTTTACAAATTCATCAACATTTGCACCATACTCTGTGCTACTCAACGACATCTGTTGTACAATATCATAGTTGACAATATTGATTACAACCTCGCCTGTAGACCTAGCGTTAATTAAAGTATGTTTAATAGAATTATCTCTCACCCGACGTGCTGGTGAAAAAATCATGATTGGTGGATTTGCGCTGAAAACGTTGAAAAAAGAATAAGGCGATAAATTAACATTGCCATCTTCATCAATTGTACTTGCAAATGCGATAGGTCGAGGTTGTACCGCGCCCAGCATAATACTGTGTAAATGAGCTGTTTTTGTGTCTTTTGGATCTAGTTTCACCGTAATTTTTTAAGGATGGTAAAGGTATGGATTTTAAAGCGTTTTAATAAAGTAGAAATAAGATTTAAAGAGAACCTATTCCTAGATATCATAAAAGCTAGTTAAGCTCGTTTTACTTTATGTACTATATTTAAAATTCTTAAAAGCTTTCATGAATTTTACAGCAAATCGTAATGTGTTGAGATGGGTAATCATAGCCTTTGCAATGATTATTACAGCCCTAATTTTATGGAATACCTATGAGTTTTTTCAACAACTTAAGGAAAGTGAACAGAAAAACATGAAAGAGTATGAGATTGCTATTGATGATCTAGTTAATCAATCTCTTGATGCCGAAATGGGGAATCTGGGCTCTACCGTTACAGAAAATACGACTACAATTCCCATGATTGAGGTAAATTATAAAGGTGATATGAAGGCCCGTAATTTACCAGAGCATATAATGAACGATACTCTTAAGTTGAGGTCGTTAATAGATGAATATGCCTCCCAAAATGAACCTATACGTATTAATTATGATGGAGAACCTTTTCAGACCATCTATTATGGAGAGAGTCCTATTATTACTAAAATGAAGTACTTTCCAATGGCGTTGTTGTTGATTTTAGTCTTATTTGGTGCTGTGATTTGGTTTTTTTATCGTTCTACAAAAGCTAGTGAGCAAAATAAGCTTTGGGCAGGTATGGCTAAAGAGAGTGCTCACCAGATAGGTACACCGTTATCATCATTAGTGGGTTGGACAACGTTACTTAAAGATACAAATGTAGATCCCAGTTATATAACCGAAATGGAAAAGGATATCACTAGATTACAAACTATTACAGAGCGATTTTCTAAAATAGGTTCTATACCTACACTTTCTGAAATGGATATTGTAGATCAAACAGATAAGG from Nonlabens arenilitoris harbors:
- a CDS encoding T9SS type A sorting domain-containing protein; translated protein: MKFLPLLILLGFALTQAQPGLDNPWMQQLREQKSENEITYQDIKDAGEAYWETHDKDAKGSGYKPFMRWVDAAKAYVKEDGTIQGAQELQSIVNNRYFRKSGLSDNSNWSAIGPFSIQGTGSWSTGTGRANTMTIDPNNPNIYYLGSPSGGIWKSTDAGVTWTPISDFLSQIGVSAIAVDPTNSNVIYIGTGDDDARDSSSIGLMKSIDGGLTWNSTGLTFIGATANISEVYLDPRDSNKIFVSSNFGFYRSVDGGVSFSRTFPANVKDIKLKPGSPDTIYLSTNNSFFISTDNGISFTQPSTGLPSGMRRSVIGVSPANPNYVYLLIIDGNANLLGLYRSTNSGLTFTRRDNGTDILESGQGNYDLALEVSTTNAEIVYTGCLNIWKSFSGGSSFTKINSWSNPTGSTYTHADIHQIRQFGTELFVMSDGGIYRSNNDGGSFTDLTAGAQIGQFYRIAVSTQSSAQVIGGLQDNGGQARSGNQWKNFYGADGMDGGIDPLNSNIRYGFTQNGGGLYFTNNGGNSILNSINRPNGESGNWITPLKVDSQGTIYVGYTSLYKVQNNGFVAVSFSFGNNIDLIEIDPNNDDIIYIAINNLLYRSINAGTNFSVVSNFPQDIAAIEVSNTDNNIVYVSTSQSFGKVYKSINQGNSFTDITANLPSLGKNTIASLPMSVDGEIFLGTTIGIYKYDDVTAQWSTFNNNLPNVNIRDLEINGFDNILTAGTYGRGIWQTSVTAGPPPTDIELISVGSSNSNFSCGDSDINIVIENGGTTDINSFNLDYSINGGSSVNTTYNTTIPAQSQTTISLTGLSFNLGTNDITVTVNTTNDAFASNNNETTTILKNNSGVINDIHQFENRNLLTFNETGGTNLWERGVPTGPVLNQAVSGTQVYATNLSGQHPNDTVAYLYTGCYDLNGVTNPTLQFDMAFELEQNWDLMFMEYSTDSGVNWNILGSSTDANWYNSNRNPNGVDCFNCVGAQWTGTDAVMKTYSYDLSPFNSESNITFRYVFISDQAVTEEGVVLDNVVVTGTLSNDSNTLSDSYKVSPNPSKGNFILSWNNKDSFDYSIYDVTGKLIKSRLNNTGERHSINLNNVAQGMYFLNISTTSGIVTEKLIVN
- a CDS encoding nuclear transport factor 2 family protein, which produces MKNTLLLFTTILLASCGSQKIRTTDLLNKKIDDWHLAAATANYNDYFNLMTNDAVFIGTDATENWQLQEFKAFSKPYFDNGKAWSFTSLKRHIYQHNGVVYFDELLDTQMGICRGSGILKKEDGVYKIAHYVLSITVPNENVASLTELKKQWDINYKKELLNNEEF
- a CDS encoding DNA-3-methyladenine glycosylase I, whose translation is MEKHRCGWCLSDDLYIAYHDQEWGKPVYDDQTLFEFLILETMQAGLSWITILKKRANYYDALDQFDVQKIANYTQDKQDELLNNAGIIRNKLKIKSIITNAQLFIDIQKEYGSFSQYIWNYVDGKPIKNEVLDYKNAPANTALSDQISKDLKKRGFKFVGSTLVYAFMQATGMVNDHEINCYRYDEV
- a CDS encoding DUF2490 domain-containing protein; protein product: MISYYFRVFTFLFLPVISTAQIVDSFIVQPSINVRWDNNSRWRFNSAIEHRNIINNGWNALHIQAVQFASYEIGFYSQIGVGIMYREIFDDQRPEEIRFTEQYVYARKFNSLRIAHRFRWDQRIRGEALKHRWRYRLSSSVPLSGGNLDISEYYITSSIEAVFIAQANEKPGYDQRVAIGIGRALSNNIKLQMVTEYRWEDYTQDINRSLFINLGVFYSL
- the aat gene encoding leucyl/phenylalanyl-tRNA--protein transferase translates to MQILDHNLVFPHPSSAPDHGLLAIGGDLSVERLLLAYQSGIFPWYSEGDPICWWSPDPRMVFDLSSDQPMRISKSLKQSQRNKGYLIKENTCFKDVMHHCALVKRRDEDGTWINDDFISSYTRLHELGHAKSIEVFKNDKLVGGLYGIDLSEKKIFCGESMFTLATDASKIALLHLVNTLKSKGYHFIDAQLYNDHLHSLGAIEIDREVFLSYL
- a CDS encoding GNAT family N-acetyltransferase yields the protein MRLVRTDTHNTDFKKLVKELDAYLAVTDGNEHEFYDQFNKLNLIKHVVLCYKDSILAGCGSIKEYDHQSMEIKRMYTVAAYRNKGVATYILKELEQWAKELSYNRCILETGTRQLAAIALYKNSGYQIIDNYEPYRNVLNSVCFERIL
- a CDS encoding DUF3127 domain-containing protein; this encodes MEVQGKIKVIGETKSFGASGFQKRELVITTEEQYPQHLMLEFVQDKTSLLDSFQVGEPVKVGINLRGREWQSPQGEIKYFNSIVGWRIERVGATPAAPPQEIPPFDEFDPISNSKDEDHDDLPF
- a CDS encoding flavin reductase family protein is translated as MKLDPKDTKTAHLHSIMLGAVQPRPIAFASTIDEDGNVNLSPYSFFNVFSANPPIMIFSPARRVRDNSIKHTLINARSTGEVVINIVNYDIVQQMSLSSTEYGANVDEFVKSGLTAVASDIIAPPRVAESPVQFECKVKEIVELGQEGGAGNLIICEVVMVHVNDEILDEDGKIDQIKIDTVARMGGNWYCRSKDAMFEVPKPLATLGVGVDALPDHARNSTILTGNDLGKLGNIEAIPDRESVIAFAKAEKLSILDIKEKHKRAQELILQGNIIDAWKIILL
- a CDS encoding sensor histidine kinase; amino-acid sequence: MNFTANRNVLRWVIIAFAMIITALILWNTYEFFQQLKESEQKNMKEYEIAIDDLVNQSLDAEMGNLGSTVTENTTTIPMIEVNYKGDMKARNLPEHIMNDTLKLRSLIDEYASQNEPIRINYDGEPFQTIYYGESPIITKMKYFPMALLLILVLFGAVIWFFYRSTKASEQNKLWAGMAKESAHQIGTPLSSLVGWTTLLKDTNVDPSYITEMEKDITRLQTITERFSKIGSIPTLSEMDIVDQTDKAVHYISSRSSKLVEFVVDLPSQPILVKLNEQLYAWVVENLIKNGIDAMKGKGTIKIYLRADAHKVFITVSDTGKGIPKNQWNQVFTPGFTTKKRGWGLGLSLAHRIIKDYHKGMIRVADSKKDKGTTFEIMINRLK